ACTTTGTATCTTATGACGTATTAGGCGACGTTGTGTGCGGTGGTTTCGCGATGCCTATTCGGGAAAATAAAGCACAAGAAATCTACATCGTCACATCTGGTGAAATGATGGCGATGTACGCTGCTAACAACATCGCTCGCGGTATTCTCAAGTATGCACACACAGGTGGTGTGCGTTTGGCTGGTCTGATTTGTAACAGCCGGAACGTTGACAGAGAAATCGAACTAATTGAAACTCTGGCAAAACGCTTAAATACCCACATGATTCACTACGTACCTCGCGACAACATTGTTCAACATGCTGAGTTGCGCCGGATGACTGTGAACGAGTACGCACCTGACAGCGCTCAAGGTAACGAGTACCGAACATTAGCTAATAAGATCGTCAATAACAAGAATCTCAGCATTCCTACACCCATTGAAATGGAAGAGCTAGAAGAGTTGTTGATTGAATTCGGTATTCTCGAAAGCGAAGAAAATGCTGCGAAAATGATTGCTACAGTTGCTGAAAGCACTGCCAAGTAAATAATCTAATGTGATAGGGTGGGTTGCGGCTCACCCTTCCTCAATTTTTGCCAGCTGTGGAATACTTTGGTGGTTGCTACTCACTTATAAGTAGCAATCAGCATTTCATAGTTTTCTATAGCGGTTCTCACTTCATTTCGCCAGATATTCAAAGCCCATCACCCAATCCCCACTAACTTATTAGAGTGAAAAGTTAGCTTTTTGAGAGGTATGTTCTAGACAGCAATCAACACTCGAAATTTGCCTCTCGACAACTACCATGAACTGGAGTGCGCGGAGAAAAGTGAAATTTTATAAAAAAGACTTATTACATATATTAGCTTTATTGATAAGACATTTGTTAATATTTTTTAATACTCTGTTAGCATTTCCTTAGATAGCAATCTAAATCAAGATTGCAAGGAAAGCGACTTCATTATGCAAAGGCAAGGTATTTCTCTGGCGGAGGCGGCAAGGCGTTTAGGCGTGAGTCAGAGCGTTTTGTATCTAGCTATGCAGAAAGGACAAATCTCTACATTGAAAACAGATGGAAGAACTGTTATTTCTAGTGGAGCATTAAGGGAATATCAAATTAGGGAATCTTCTATCTCTGATTACAGACTCTAAGCATTTTAGGTTTCACTACCTATTGATACAGTTTTAAATATCGGTAAGCGCTCAAATTATTAGTTTCTTGACTGCTGGGTATTGCTAACTCCATTCTGGTTAAGAACTTGTATAAAACTGTACTAAAAATAAAAGTGAAACTATTTGAGACCCATTGTTCTTAAATTTTGCAAATATGCCTTCAATCACCTACAATCGTACCGATAGCCAGCAGCCGCAAACCATCATCATTAAAGATTATGTTATCCGTCCGGGATTACACATTCTTACCCACGAGCAGATCAGGTTAGTGCGTGAGCAAATACAGCACAATGACAAGCTTGAATATTTAGTAAATCAAGGTGTCATTAAATTGAATGGTTAACAAGCTCCTATACGGAGTTGATTGTGTCAGTATATTTAACTTAAAGGCAATGATGCTTGCATAAGGGAACTCCAAGAAATAAATTATCCCGGTTGAAGTAGGGGCGGGTTCACAAATATCCTCGCGCTATCAAGTGACAATATTCATCAACCCGCCCCTACTGATGACTGATGACTGTGAATAGTGGGATATTTTTTTCCTTATGATATTTCTCTGGTCATGGACGTAGAGCTAGTAGCGATAGTATACTCGTCGAGGTTGCCATACTAAAACTATCTTGCCTCCTCTATAGGATTTACCCCTCAAGTTGTGAAAGGCAACATTAAGTTTATGGATACTACATAAAAGCTTTGTTGTTTTTGATTTGCCATTAACTTCATACTTAATTGCGATCTCTAGGGCATACCCACGATTCACTACCTGCAACTTTTCAATCGGTACATTGTGTTCATCTTCGGATGTACAGGGAAATATTCCTACATACTCAGATATCTCCTGATAGCATTTGATGTCACCACGGAAGTAGATATATTTAGAGGTACTATTGTCATGACTGGTTTCAATTTTTAATTGTGGTTTGCCTGGAGAGTACTTTTTAACCTTTGTATTGTTAATTGAGGGTTGAAAAAGGTTGATGTAGTACCGTTCCATCTGGTCTAGCTGATGAGATGGGCAAGCCTTCCAAAATATTTTATAGTTTCGCTTACCATTTGACCTACTCAACTGAGCATATCTATGATGCCCGCGCCCACTCCATCGGGATTTTAAGTTAACTGCTTAACCGACGTACCAAATATTATCCTTGTCGTCAATTACTACGTAAATTCCTGAAAAGGAGGGTAACAAGTCTCTCTGTTTAAAGAGTAAACCCTGCCATTCTTTCCACTCCATTTATGCAACCCTCTAAATGATATCTATCTACTCATACTTCCCCAACCCCTTAATAAAAGTATCAATTGTTTTACCCGCTGCCAACTGCCACTGACAACTGACAAATAACTATTTTAAGGTAGGGGTAGGGACGTTGACAGTTTGATAAGCATTTTTGACACCAACCCACTTACTAGCAATTGGCATTCGCCAGCCAGTACCAAAAGCGCGATCGGTAATTTTTAACCCGGGGGGTGCTTGTCGCCGCTTAAATTCAGCACGCGCTACCATTTGGATGACTCGGTTAACAATCGCTGCGTCGTGACCTGCATCGACTATCTGTGCAGCTGATTGGTGGTTGTGAATCAGGCGTTGCAAGATGTCGTCTAAAATCTCGTAGGGTGGTAGAGAATCTTGGTCAACTTGACCTGGTTTGAGTTCAGCACTGGGTGGTTTGGTGAGGACATTTTGCGGGATAATTTCATCATTGCGATTTAACCAATGGCAAAGTGCATAAACGCGGGTTTTGGGGACATCGGCAATTACTGCTAACCCACCATTCATATCACCATAGAGGGTACAGTAACCCACAGCCATTTCTGACTTGTTACCAGTAGATAACAACAGATAGCCAAATTTATTAGCGATCGCCATCAATAAGTTACCGCGAATTCGGGACTGAATATTTTCTTCAGCGATACCAAACTCAGTTCCTGCAAACAATTCAGCAAGGGAATTATCAAAGCCTTGCATTAATTCCCCTATGGGTAAGATATTAGTTTGGATACCCAAATTTTCGCCTAATGCTAAAGCATCGCTAACAGAATGTTCTGAACTGTAAGGAGAAGGCATGAGGACACCGAGGACATTTTCTTTACCGAGTGCAGCAGCAGCGATCGCAGCTACTAATGCAGAATCAATTCCTCCACTTAAACCTAGCACTACTTTAGAAAAGCGGCACTTGTAGGCATAATCTTTTACTCCCAAAACTAAAGCCTGCCAAATTTCTTCATCTTCTGTTTCATACTCTGGTGCTATAGAACTTAATTGCAAATCCTGCTGAACTTCATCAAATTCAACTAAGACTAAATCGCTGTCAAAACCACAAGCACGACAGATAATTTCACCTTGGCGATTTAAGGCAAAACTGCGACCGTCAAAAATTAAGTCATCATTTCCCCCCACCTGATTAGCATAAATCAAAGGTTTTTGAAAACGTACTGCACTATGCTTCAGCATTTCCTCCCTAAAGTGCTGCTTGCCGACACTGTAAGGTGAGGCAGACAAATTCACAATTAAATCTACGCCCAAAATTGCCAAATCAGCAATGGGATTAACTGCATAACTACG
Above is a window of Nostoc sp. UHCC 0702 DNA encoding:
- the nifH gene encoding nitrogenase iron protein; this encodes MAIDKKIRQIAFYGKGGIGKSTTSQNTLAAMAEMGQRILIVGCDPKADSTRLMLHSKAQTTVLHLAAERGAVEDLELEEVMLTGFRGVRCVESGGPEPGVGCAGRGIITAINFLEENGAYQDVDFVSYDVLGDVVCGGFAMPIRENKAQEIYIVTSGEMMAMYAANNIARGILKYAHTGGVRLAGLICNSRNVDREIELIETLAKRLNTHMIHYVPRDNIVQHAELRRMTVNEYAPDSAQGNEYRTLANKIVNNKNLSIPTPIEMEELEELLIEFGILESEENAAKMIATVAESTAK
- a CDS encoding NAD+ synthase; protein product: MKIAIAQINPTIGDLPGNAQKILEIAQQAAAEGARLLLTPELSLCGYPPRDLLLNPTFVEAIGITLQELARNLPPKLAVLVGMVEENTKAHLNGGKTLFNGIALLESGKIKQVFYKRLLPTYDVFDEHRYFEPGLQANYFTLDNIDIGVTICEDLWNDEEFWGKRSYAVNPIADLAILGVDLIVNLSASPYSVGKQHFREEMLKHSAVRFQKPLIYANQVGGNDDLIFDGRSFALNRQGEIICRACGFDSDLVLVEFDEVQQDLQLSSIAPEYETEDEEIWQALVLGVKDYAYKCRFSKVVLGLSGGIDSALVAAIAAAALGKENVLGVLMPSPYSSEHSVSDALALGENLGIQTNILPIGELMQGFDNSLAELFAGTEFGIAEENIQSRIRGNLLMAIANKFGYLLLSTGNKSEMAVGYCTLYGDMNGGLAVIADVPKTRVYALCHWLNRNDEIIPQNVLTKPPSAELKPGQVDQDSLPPYEILDDILQRLIHNHQSAAQIVDAGHDAAIVNRVIQMVARAEFKRRQAPPGLKITDRAFGTGWRMPIASKWVGVKNAYQTVNVPTPTLK